From the genome of Leptospiraceae bacterium:
GGAGGCTTTTCAAATTCAGGGGTTGTTATGGTATGGGCAATCCTTGCTCCATTTGGATCTCTCGTTTTTCAAAATAATAAAAAAGCAACCTATTGGCTAATAGCTTATATAGTTTTGGCATTTATTTCAGTTGCGCAAAGCTACTATTATCCGGACATGGAAAATCCCAAATGGATGAGACTTCTATTTTTCTCTACGAATATTTTAGCCGTTTCGCTTCTTTCATTCTTCGTAATGCTCTATTTTGTAACTGAATCGAGAAAAGAATTTACAAGGCAATCAATTATAGAAAGACAACAAGAAGCGATAGAAACAACACAGCGAATTGCAAAATCTTATGCTAGATTTATGCCCTCTGAATTTCTGACGTTCTTAAATAAAGATTCGATTACTGATTTAAAACTCGGTGATTATATGGAAGATGAAATGACCGTTTTCTTTTCAGATATAAGAGGTTTTACTACCTTATCTGAAAAAATGAGTTCTAGAGATCTTCTCCAATTTTTAAACTCTTACCTTTCTATCGTATCACCTATCGTACAATCCAACGATGGATTCATTGATAAGTTTATTGGAGATGCGATCATGGCAATTTTTCCGCAGTCTCCGATAAATGCACTAATTGCGGCGGTTGATCTTTGCAAAGCGCTAGAAATATATAACATTACAAGAGAGAAGAAAATTCGAGAAACATTTCGAATCGGTATAGGAATGCATATCGGCAAAATGACCTTAGGCACAGTAGGTTCAGAAGAAAGAATGGATACGACTGTCGTTGGTGACACTGTAAATCTTGCTTCTCGCTTAGAGTCTTTGACGAAAGTTTTTCATGTTCCGATCTTAGTTTCAGATTCTTTTTATGAAAAACTATCTCCAGAAGATAAAGAAAATTTACGTGAGATTGATATAGTCACAGTAAAAGGGAAAACTGTTTCCGTAAGAGTATACGAAGTATTTGCCGTTGATACAAAAGAAGTAATTGAAAAAAAGAAAAAAACCACGCCAGATTTATTAGAGGCAATTCAATTATTCCGCTTGGGTAAATTTTTAGAATCCAGAAAAATTTTTACTAAGTGTCAAGAGTTTTGTCCGGAGGATTCGATTCCCGTTGTTTATATCAATCGATGTGATAATTCACTTTCAGAAATAAAAAAACAATCCAAAAATCAAATCAATGAAAATATAAAAATCCTAATCGTGGATGATAACATAGCTGTTTTGGACTACATGCAATATATCCTAAAGAAAAATAAATTTGAAGTAATAACTGCAACAAATGGAAAAGAAGCAGTTTTAAAATATGGGGAGTTAAGCCCAAATTGTGTATTACTGGATATTTCTATGCCTGATATGGATGGATTACAAGTTGCTGAGATAATCCAAGGATTCGCAGAACAACGAAATGAATTACCAAAGATTATTTTTGTTACAAGCAAAGAGGAATCCTCGGTGAAAGAAAAGATTCAAAATCTTGGCTATGGATTTCTTCCAAAGCCCTTAAACATAAATGATCTCCTGAAAGTAATTGGTTACTAAGCATTTACCTTAAAAATATACCAATACTATTTACATATTTTCAAAATAAAAAACCAATCTGTCTTGAGGACAAAAAAATTATGAAATTTACATCGAGCAATAATCTTTATTCATCCTTTCAACGGACAGCAAAAATAGTCGGATATTTTTCTATTACAACCGGAAGCTTAGTTTTAATAGGATGGGCATTTGATATTTCCATTTTCAAATCTGTTTTCCCTCATTTTGCGAGTATGAAAAGTATGACTGCTTTTTTATTTATACTTTGCGGGTTATGGATTTTACTACCTAACAATTTAAAAAAGATTTTTCCAATTAGCATTGCATCTATCGTATCCTTAATTGGATTATTGGTTCTAATTCAATATCTATTTTCTTTAGATTTCGGAATTGATAGAATTTTTTTCTACGACAGTTCAGAAAAAATATTTCCTGGCAGAATGGCTCCGTCTTCGGCTTTTATTTTTTTTATTATTGGATTTGCAATGATTATCGTAGACACTCTAAAAAAACAATGGATCATTGATACATTTGTACTGATAAGTTTTCTAATTTCTGCTCTTGCTGTTTATAGATATATTTTTGGGGTTTCTAGTCTTTATCAAATTAGTATTTTTACTTCAGTAGCAATTCATACTTCAATCACTTTCTTATTAATTTGCGTTGGAATTTTACTAAAATACCCTGATAAGGGGATAATGCAAATTATTTCCAGCAATCATTCTGGCGGAACCATACTACGTCGGGTACTGCCCTATATTTTGTTAATTCCACCTTTGCTGGCTTGGCTTAGAATAAAAGGTCAGGAATTTGGGTACTTTGATACAACCTTTGGTATAATTATTTTAACAATTGGCAATACAATTATTTTTACATTTATTATTCTTAGAAATGGAAGTCGTTTAAATAGCCTAGATAAAAAACAAAAAGAAAACCTAGAAGAATTGTCTCATTTTCATAGAATACAAGATCAATTATTACAGGAAGAAAAATCATTAAAACTTTCAGAATTTCAAAATATTATCCTAAATGGAACTGAATACTCTATCATTGCAATTGATGTCAATGGAATAATTATTAACTTCAATAAGGGTGCCGAGATAATGCTCGGCTACAAAGCAGAAGAGTTGATTGGAATAACTTCGCCGGCTATCCTACACGATTTAGATGAAGTTATCTTAAAAGCGGAAATACTGAGTAAAGAATTAAATACGATAGTCGAACCAGGCTTTGAAGTTTTTGTCGCAAAATCAAAGTTAGGCAAAGCAGATATAAATGAATGGACCTACATTCGTAAAGACAAATCTAAATTAACCGTTGAGTTATCCGTTACAACTCTTCGTGATAAAAATGGAGAGATAACTGGTTTCCTTGGAATTGCAAAAGATATAACGGAAAGTAAAAAACTAAAAGAAGAAATTATTAGGGCAAAAGAACAAGCAGAAGCTGCAACTTTTGCTAAATCGGAATTTCTCGCAAACATGACTCATGAACTCAGAACTCCTTTAAATGGTGTCATTGGGTTTACTGATCTGTTAATAAAAACAAAACTAGATGAAGAACAAAAAAGGTTTATGGCTACAGTGTATAGGTCTGCGAATTCCCTACTTGATTTAATCAATGATATATTAGATTTTTCTAAAATAGAAGCTGGAAAATTAGAATTAAACTTTTCAGAAGTAGATCTTTCAAATTTGTTAGCACAAGTAATTGATATCGTTAGATACAAAGCACAAAAAAAACAGTTAGATATAATTTTACATATAGAAGAAAATACACCTAATGTTATAAAGACTGACCCTATTCGATTACGGCAAATACTTATTAACCTCTTAGGAAATGCAATTAAATTTACGGAACATGGAAAAATTGAAATCAATATAAAAGTATTAGAAGCAGAGGAAGAAGAGAAAAAAACAAAAATTCTTTTTTCTGTGAAAGATACTGGAATTGGCATATCAGAAGAAAATCAGAAAAATATATTCAATGCATTCGCACAGGCAGACTCTTCCACTCATCGCAAATATGGAGGCACTGGATTAGGTTTAAGTATCTCCAATAAGCTGCTGGGTTTGATGAATACTAGGTTAGAATTAAAATCAGAATTAGGCAAAGGCAGTAATTTCTATTTTGAACTTTGGGCAACTACTGGAGTAGCAATTGAGGATAAAATAAAAGAACAAGAAGAGTTGAGGATTACAAAAATTAACCGAAACTTCGACGGACAAATTTTCAAAATCCTAATTGCAGATGATAATCCAGTAAACTTATTTTTAATGAAATCAATCCTAATTCAAATCCTTCCCAATGCAATAATTATTGAAACGAACAATGGACAAAGAGCCTTGGAGTTATATAAAACTGAAAAGCCAAACATCATATTTATGGACATTCAAATGCCTGAAATGAATGGTTATGAAACATCTAAAGCAATAAGAGAAATCGAAACAGAAAGTCCTATCCTGATAATAGCCGTTACTGCAGGAACG
Proteins encoded in this window:
- a CDS encoding response regulator, giving the protein MKFTSSNNLYSSFQRTAKIVGYFSITTGSLVLIGWAFDISIFKSVFPHFASMKSMTAFLFILCGLWILLPNNLKKIFPISIASIVSLIGLLVLIQYLFSLDFGIDRIFFYDSSEKIFPGRMAPSSAFIFFIIGFAMIIVDTLKKQWIIDTFVLISFLISALAVYRYIFGVSSLYQISIFTSVAIHTSITFLLICVGILLKYPDKGIMQIISSNHSGGTILRRVLPYILLIPPLLAWLRIKGQEFGYFDTTFGIIILTIGNTIIFTFIILRNGSRLNSLDKKQKENLEELSHFHRIQDQLLQEEKSLKLSEFQNIILNGTEYSIIAIDVNGIIINFNKGAEIMLGYKAEELIGITSPAILHDLDEVILKAEILSKELNTIVEPGFEVFVAKSKLGKADINEWTYIRKDKSKLTVELSVTTLRDKNGEITGFLGIAKDITESKKLKEEIIRAKEQAEAATFAKSEFLANMTHELRTPLNGVIGFTDLLIKTKLDEEQKRFMATVYRSANSLLDLINDILDFSKIEAGKLELNFSEVDLSNLLAQVIDIVRYKAQKKQLDIILHIEENTPNVIKTDPIRLRQILINLLGNAIKFTEHGKIEINIKVLEAEEEEKKTKILFSVKDTGIGISEENQKNIFNAFAQADSSTHRKYGGTGLGLSISNKLLGLMNTRLELKSELGKGSNFYFELWATTGVAIEDKIKEQEELRITKINRNFDGQIFKILIADDNPVNLFLMKSILIQILPNAIIIETNNGQRALELYKTEKPNIIFMDIQMPEMNGYETSKAIREIETESPILIIAVTAGTVTGERERCELAGMNDYLTKPVIKSSIENSILKWLSGNDSFLIKTENEPAPVVYMHYNEKMLLERLQGDEEFLHSLHAKVKEDFNSDFLKLSESYEEKNFTKFNAAAHKIKGTALTLCFENLANLTSILESLEAFEEENIREQISQVQEEIELLKTMIS
- a CDS encoding response regulator, coding for MVWAILAPFGSLVFQNNKKATYWLIAYIVLAFISVAQSYYYPDMENPKWMRLLFFSTNILAVSLLSFFVMLYFVTESRKEFTRQSIIERQQEAIETTQRIAKSYARFMPSEFLTFLNKDSITDLKLGDYMEDEMTVFFSDIRGFTTLSEKMSSRDLLQFLNSYLSIVSPIVQSNDGFIDKFIGDAIMAIFPQSPINALIAAVDLCKALEIYNITREKKIRETFRIGIGMHIGKMTLGTVGSEERMDTTVVGDTVNLASRLESLTKVFHVPILVSDSFYEKLSPEDKENLREIDIVTVKGKTVSVRVYEVFAVDTKEVIEKKKKTTPDLLEAIQLFRLGKFLESRKIFTKCQEFCPEDSIPVVYINRCDNSLSEIKKQSKNQINENIKILIVDDNIAVLDYMQYILKKNKFEVITATNGKEAVLKYGELSPNCVLLDISMPDMDGLQVAEIIQGFAEQRNELPKIIFVTSKEESSVKEKIQNLGYGFLPKPLNINDLLKVIGY